In one Arachis duranensis cultivar V14167 chromosome 9, aradu.V14167.gnm2.J7QH, whole genome shotgun sequence genomic region, the following are encoded:
- the LOC107464294 gene encoding uncharacterized protein LOC107464294, with product MASINSSILWKHFEVLTLTKNMRLESATNQSNLEELKRFSDWILQIGEGRIGTIINEKLLVQIPNEFLIFPSDNPIDDIINAIYPDIVRNFDDTGFFQDRAILAPTVEIVEEINDHIVQLLPGTEKEYLSADSICGSDAYCDVDVDWINTEFLNQIKCSGLPNHSLKLKKGVPIILLRNIDPAGGLCNGTRLIVRDLGTNVIGAEIVSGSHIGDKTCAANANEKGDKASLIPHSRRPALPSLQIPP from the exons ATGGCATCAATCAATTCTTCAATTCTTTGGAAGCACTTTGAAGTGTTGACGTTGACAAAAAATATGCGGTTAGAAAGTGCtacaaatcaatcaaatttGGAAGAATTGAAAAGGTTTTCCGATTGGATTCTTCAGATTGGAGAAGGGCGTATTGGGACAATAATTAACGAAAAGCTTTTAGTTCAAATTCCAAATGAGTTTCTGATTTTTCCTTCTGATAATCCAATTGATGATATTATAAATGCAATTTATCCTGACATAGTTAGAAACTTTGATGATACTGGTTTTTTCCAAGACAGAGCCATATTAGCTCCAACAGTAGAGATTGTTGAAGAAATCAATGATCACATTGTTCAATTGCTACCTGGGACAGAAAAAGAGTATCTAAGTGCTGATTCTATATGTGGTAGTGATGCTTATTGTGACGTTGATGTTGATTGGATAAATACTGAGTTTTTGAATCAAATAAAATGTTCAGGGTTACCGAATCActcattgaaattgaagaaaggtGTGCCTATTATTTTGTTGAGAAATATTGATCCAGCTGGTGGTTTATGCAATGGTACTCGCCTTATTGTTAGAGATCTAGGAACAAATGTGATTGGAGCTGAGATTGTCTCAGGGAGTCACATTGGAGATAAA ACATGTGCTGCAAATGCAAATGAAAAAGGTGACAAGGCTTCCTTGATTCCTCACTCCAGACGGCCTGCACTCCCCTCTCTGCAAATACCCCCATAG
- the LOC107464295 gene encoding uncharacterized protein LOC107464295 produces the protein MRMLLNVQRGCTSFRSIRTVNSVLYDTFQEACSAMGFLIDDNEFVLAINEAAELSSGTQLRKLFVSLLISGSVSRPVLVWNQTWKYLSDDIIYYRRSELHFPGITMTDEELQTFCLIEIEKLLQANGKSLRDFAGMPLPNVNLVSQFSNSLVLRELEYDISVMLEEHDSNFSKLNEEQKSIYDRIIHCVTNKEHGLFFIYGFGGTGKTFLYRLLSAKLRSQRRIVINVASSGIASLLLPGGKTAHSMFGIPIELNEDTICRIPKDSPKADLIRLAELIIWDEAPMTNKLAFEALDRSFRDIMTSISVSNKDLPFGGKIIVLGGDFR, from the exons ATGCGTATGCTTCTCAATGTGCAAAGAGGATGCACCAGTTTTCGAAGTATAAGGACTGTCAATTCTGTTTTATATGATACATTCCAAGAGGCATGTTCTGCCATGGGATTTTTAATAGATGATAATGAGTTTGTCTTGGCCATTAATGAAGCGGCTGAGTTATCTTCTGGCACCCAATTGAGAAAACTTTTTGTTTCATTGTTAATATCTGGTTCTGTCTCTAGGCCCGTTTTAGTTTGGAATCAAACTTGGAAATATTTATCTGATGATATCATTTATTACAGGCGAAGTGAGCTTCATTTTCCAG GAATAACAATGACTGACGAAGAGTTACAAACATTTTGTCTAATAGAGATAGAGAAATTGCTACAGGCCAATGGAAAATCATTAAGAGATTTTGCTGGTATGCCGCTTCCTAATGTTAATTTGGTCTCACAATTTAGTAATTCTTTGGTGTTGCGTGAATTAGAATATGACATTTCTGTGATGCTTGAAGAACACGATTCAAATTTTTCAAAGTTGAATGAAGAACAGAAGTCAATCTATGATAGGATTATACATTGTGTTACTAACAAGGAACACGGGTTGTTTTTCATTTATGGGTTTGGTGGGACTGGAAAAACTTTTTTGTATAGACTCTTATCTGCCAAATTGCGTTCTCAAAGAAGAATTGTTATTAATGTTGCTTCAAGTGGAATTGCTTCATTATTGTTACCTGGTGGTAAGACAGCTCATTCTATGTTTGGTATCccaattgaattgaatgaagATACTATTTGTAGAATTCCGAAAGATAGTCCTAAGGCTGATTTAATTCGACTTGCTGAGCTAATTATTTGGGATGAAGCTCCAATGACTAACAAGTTGGCATTTGAAGCTTTAGACAGAAGTTTTCGAGACATAATGACGTCGATTTCAGTGTCTAACAAAGATCTACCTTTTGGAGGAAAAATCATTGTTCTTGGAGGTGATTTTCGATAG